From one Arenicella chitinivorans genomic stretch:
- a CDS encoding cyclic peptide export ABC transporter, translating to MIRFILKQHGGMLALASALSIVSAGIGILILALLNGEIRSVSDQNGTTANALPLFLGLIALMVLLSVVSQYVLAKLSAGVVAKTRTMMVNRLLQASYLQTERLGGHRTYAALTSDTARINKGISVIPEYTYSLASVMIALGYIGYLSVPILLFVLTVISVAILTVSLLLSRATRILQRLRSNDDDLFEQYQMLVEGSKELNLNHQRKRFFYDQLFAPTAESARRNTVNSQVNFALITNISNAFVFCAMVGMLFGANAFLPSVTTEVLVGTMLVFIYMVGPLSFIIDSFSSLVDAKVGYDRVRQFEHALTIDDGGLEGPLESVIDAAWSTIEFKNVCFTYPQHNSDSGFSVGPINLVLQRGQTCFICGGNGSGKSTFAKLLCGLYAPSKGEILIDGVPLETHTQRQAYRNLFTTIFSDFYLFADILDDHGQPCQNQSEVDGLLHQMQMDHKVDVVEGRFSTTDLSQGQRKRLALIQSQLEAAPICLFDEWAADQDPYFRHQFYHHVLPLLRSQNKMVVAITHDEAYFDQCDRLFKFDLGVVAEVFPEHRQGLSFNQNSHDLKRSA from the coding sequence ATGATACGTTTCATTTTAAAGCAACATGGGGGAATGCTGGCATTGGCGTCCGCGCTTAGCATTGTCAGCGCGGGTATTGGTATCCTGATTTTGGCATTGCTGAATGGTGAGATTCGCAGTGTGTCAGATCAAAATGGAACTACCGCCAACGCGTTGCCATTGTTTCTTGGCTTAATTGCATTGATGGTGCTGCTAAGCGTGGTCTCGCAATACGTTCTTGCGAAGCTCAGTGCTGGCGTCGTTGCCAAAACCAGAACCATGATGGTGAATCGATTGCTCCAAGCATCTTACTTGCAAACAGAGCGGCTTGGGGGACATCGTACTTACGCCGCATTAACCAGTGATACAGCACGCATCAACAAGGGTATTTCGGTGATTCCAGAATACACGTACAGTTTGGCGTCGGTGATGATTGCGCTGGGATATATAGGTTACCTCTCGGTCCCGATATTGTTGTTTGTGCTGACGGTGATTAGCGTTGCCATTCTAACTGTCTCGTTACTGCTCTCGCGTGCCACCCGGATTTTGCAGCGCTTACGGAGCAACGATGATGATCTCTTTGAGCAGTACCAGATGTTGGTTGAAGGCAGCAAGGAATTGAATTTAAATCATCAGCGCAAACGTTTCTTCTATGACCAGTTGTTCGCGCCAACTGCAGAGTCGGCGCGCAGGAACACTGTTAATAGCCAAGTTAACTTTGCCTTGATTACGAATATTAGTAACGCATTCGTGTTCTGTGCCATGGTCGGCATGTTATTTGGCGCGAATGCATTTCTACCCAGCGTAACAACGGAGGTGTTGGTTGGCACGATGCTGGTGTTTATCTACATGGTTGGTCCGTTGAGTTTTATTATTGATTCATTTAGCAGTTTGGTGGATGCCAAAGTGGGTTACGACCGCGTTCGCCAATTTGAACATGCCTTGACGATTGATGATGGAGGACTCGAGGGTCCGCTCGAGTCGGTTATCGACGCGGCATGGTCCACGATCGAATTCAAAAATGTGTGTTTCACCTATCCACAGCACAATTCTGACTCGGGGTTCTCAGTTGGGCCCATCAACTTGGTGCTCCAGCGTGGCCAGACATGCTTTATTTGTGGCGGTAATGGGAGCGGAAAGTCCACGTTTGCAAAGTTGCTGTGCGGCTTGTATGCGCCGTCTAAAGGTGAAATTTTGATTGACGGTGTCCCACTTGAAACGCATACTCAAAGGCAGGCGTATCGCAATTTGTTTACGACGATTTTCTCGGATTTCTACCTGTTTGCGGATATTCTCGATGACCATGGTCAACCTTGTCAGAACCAATCTGAGGTAGATGGTCTGTTACATCAAATGCAGATGGACCACAAAGTGGATGTGGTGGAAGGGCGATTCTCAACCACCGATTTGTCGCAGGGGCAACGTAAGCGCCTAGCGTTGATTCAATCGCAATTAGAAGCCGCGCCAATATGCTTATTTGATGAGTGGGCGGCAGACCAAGATCCTTATTTTCGTCACCAATTTTACCATCACGTTTTGCCGCTGTTGCGCTCGCAAAACAAGATGGTGGTTGCAATTACCCATGATGAAGCCTATTTTGATCAATGTGATCGGCTATTCAAGTTCGACCTTGGGGTTGTTGCTGAAGTATTCCCCGAGCATCGTCAGGGGTTGAGCTTTAATCAAAACTCGCACGATCTTAAACGGTCCGCATAG
- a CDS encoding MaoC/PaaZ C-terminal domain-containing protein: protein MNVLSYLKEKSRNLPAFSDLEFDNLIAKWTSGSLARDAGLPLGGDDAQPGGRVIRAAQLAVEMQPLLGQTLMEGEWFTLTQQQIDDFAQLTGDAQWIHTDPVRCRAESPYRTTVAHGFLLLAMLPELAGIRAIGEKYYPDAKFVVNCGLDNVNFINPARCGAKVRAKTTLLSCERQGRRVDLRFQIIARSDAIKRRVLCESDVAIRVYF, encoded by the coding sequence ATGAATGTATTGAGCTATCTCAAGGAAAAGAGCCGAAATCTACCGGCGTTTAGTGACCTCGAATTTGATAATTTGATTGCCAAATGGACATCTGGCAGCTTGGCAAGAGATGCCGGTTTACCGCTCGGCGGCGACGACGCACAACCAGGTGGCCGCGTAATCCGAGCAGCTCAACTCGCTGTTGAAATGCAGCCTCTACTCGGCCAAACACTTATGGAAGGCGAGTGGTTTACGCTCACGCAGCAGCAGATCGACGATTTTGCACAGCTGACGGGGGATGCGCAGTGGATCCATACGGATCCTGTGCGCTGCCGAGCTGAGTCACCTTATCGTACGACCGTGGCTCATGGATTTTTGCTGTTGGCCATGCTGCCGGAACTGGCTGGCATTCGTGCCATCGGTGAGAAGTATTATCCCGATGCCAAATTCGTCGTCAATTGTGGCTTGGATAATGTGAACTTCATCAACCCGGCACGATGTGGCGCTAAGGTGCGGGCGAAGACCACGCTTTTATCTTGTGAACGACAAGGTCGGCGCGTCGACTTGCGCTTCCAGATCATTGCTCGGAGTGACGCCATCAAACGGCGAGTCCTGTGTGAGTCGGACGTTGCGATTCGGGTTTACTTCTAG
- a CDS encoding 4'-phosphopantetheinyl transferase family protein, with protein MSAVQALAWRDIQLASPNDVHVWLVNTEDFSAGDALAEFKQHLEEDEIVRLNAYRFAHDQHRFLVSRWLRHCVLSHYLQGASLDCPNATTNRQRINVRHSPQGKPRLTHFNADAFGFSMSHSHPYVVMTVSHRTAIGVDMELLPDDAVRPDAWFGIASSFFAPHEVDSIKRMPVERQYRHFLEYWTIKESVIKACGTTLHHALSEVICDMSADSVLATVPASRVERTYTDLEIDQIQVLGACLVTVSAASFEPSPPLRTSVFSLHEGLQCRPLHYERIRRTSRARGEA; from the coding sequence TTGAGTGCGGTACAGGCGCTTGCTTGGCGGGATATCCAGCTTGCCTCACCGAACGATGTTCATGTTTGGCTGGTCAATACGGAAGACTTTTCTGCGGGTGACGCACTTGCCGAGTTTAAACAGCACCTTGAAGAGGACGAGATAGTTCGTCTCAACGCATATCGGTTCGCGCACGACCAACATCGCTTTCTCGTGAGTCGTTGGTTGCGCCATTGTGTGCTGTCGCATTATTTGCAAGGGGCCAGCCTAGATTGCCCAAATGCAACAACGAATCGTCAACGCATTAACGTTCGGCACAGCCCACAGGGGAAGCCAAGGCTGACGCATTTTAATGCTGATGCGTTCGGCTTTAGTATGAGCCACAGTCATCCCTATGTGGTCATGACTGTCAGTCACCGCACGGCCATCGGCGTCGATATGGAACTGCTTCCCGACGATGCTGTGAGGCCCGATGCCTGGTTTGGAATTGCGTCGTCATTTTTTGCACCACATGAAGTCGATTCGATTAAGCGAATGCCGGTTGAGCGACAATATCGTCATTTTCTTGAATATTGGACAATTAAGGAGTCTGTGATTAAAGCGTGTGGCACCACGTTGCACCATGCGCTGTCAGAGGTTATTTGTGACATGAGCGCAGATTCGGTGCTTGCGACCGTGCCCGCGTCCCGCGTCGAGCGTACTTACACAGACCTAGAGATAGACCAGATTCAAGTGTTGGGTGCATGCTTAGTTACGGTAAGTGCAGCATCTTTTGAGCCCTCTCCACCATTGCGAACCTCGGTGTTCAGTTTGCATGAGGGCTTGCAGTGTCGGCCTCTTCACTATGAGCGGATACGGCGAACGTCACGCGCGAGAGGCGAAGCCTAA
- a CDS encoding aromatic ring-hydroxylating oxygenase subunit alpha gives MKAEFYSQQINKLLSMVELGRGDESASVQTLEASDYRCESRLSDEKAMFRRLPLMIAHTSEIANPGDYLVREVDGRSWLITRDQSGVVHALMNYCQHRGTKLEHSESGCKKRFSCPYHAWTYGADGRLLAVPRSDLFPGLDKTELGLPRGHIEEAYGFLWLIQETGTTKPPSIERYLNGLGPEFEALKLGSYSVYFDKTRHLNANWKFPIYAFLESYHIATLHRDSIAEFFVKNVAFSETFGPHIRSFVPRKNVDELRSADLSAQSMAEYITPTNIIFPNVCMIAHPTSYTVIAMWPGDKPGTSTWRHMLLVPELPSSDAQKAHYDKTVAVLDGVTYEREDFWVSEQLQQGVDAGAIDKLVLGKNELMLKVFSDTVDRYLKQTDM, from the coding sequence ATGAAGGCGGAATTCTACAGTCAACAGATCAATAAACTGCTGAGTATGGTCGAGCTTGGGCGCGGCGATGAGTCAGCGTCGGTGCAGACCTTAGAGGCCAGTGATTATCGGTGTGAATCGCGTTTATCAGACGAGAAGGCCATGTTTCGGCGTTTACCTCTGATGATTGCACACACCTCTGAAATCGCCAACCCGGGGGATTATCTCGTGCGTGAGGTCGATGGACGGTCGTGGTTGATCACGCGCGACCAATCCGGCGTGGTGCACGCGTTGATGAATTACTGTCAACATCGAGGCACTAAGCTGGAGCACAGCGAGTCGGGTTGCAAAAAACGTTTCAGTTGCCCGTACCATGCATGGACTTATGGCGCTGATGGTCGTTTATTGGCGGTGCCTAGGTCGGACCTGTTTCCTGGTCTGGATAAAACTGAGCTGGGGTTGCCGCGTGGTCACATTGAAGAGGCTTATGGGTTCTTGTGGTTGATCCAGGAAACCGGCACCACCAAACCACCGTCGATTGAGCGCTATTTAAATGGATTAGGGCCGGAATTTGAAGCACTAAAGCTGGGCTCATATTCGGTGTACTTTGATAAGACTCGGCACTTAAATGCAAACTGGAAATTTCCGATCTACGCGTTTCTGGAGTCGTACCACATAGCAACGTTGCACCGTGATTCGATTGCGGAATTTTTTGTCAAGAATGTGGCTTTTAGCGAGACATTTGGGCCGCATATCCGATCCTTTGTGCCGCGCAAAAATGTCGATGAGTTGCGTTCAGCCGATCTCAGTGCCCAGTCGATGGCGGAGTACATAACCCCAACCAACATTATTTTCCCAAATGTGTGTATGATCGCGCATCCCACCAGTTATACGGTGATCGCGATGTGGCCTGGCGATAAGCCTGGCACGAGCACTTGGCGACACATGTTGTTGGTGCCAGAGTTGCCGAGCTCTGATGCACAAAAAGCGCACTACGATAAAACGGTGGCGGTGTTAGATGGGGTTACCTACGAACGCGAGGATTTTTGGGTGTCTGAGCAGTTACAACAAGGCGTGGATGCCGGGGCGATCGATAAGTTAGTGTTGGGCAAGAACGAGTTAATGCTCAAGGTTTTCAGTGATACGGTGGACAGATACCTCAAACAGACAGACATGTGA
- a CDS encoding Smr/MutS family protein: MAGDHSDRMHRLLGHGVKPLKQDRVRPYRKPLDPTPAQRLLDEQRVMDELLEESDESASYESGDELKFLRSGYSSRLLKKLRRGDYAIQDELDLHGLIVSDAKRETHAFINQCALEKVSAVRIVHGKGRNSAGRMPVLKNMLIGWLSKNQHVVAVVSTPANDGGTGAVYVLLGTTRRATAR, translated from the coding sequence ATGGCAGGCGACCACTCAGATAGAATGCACCGACTTCTGGGGCATGGCGTTAAGCCCCTGAAGCAGGATCGTGTTCGTCCGTACCGTAAGCCGCTGGACCCAACGCCGGCGCAGCGCCTCCTAGACGAGCAACGGGTCATGGACGAGCTCTTGGAGGAGTCGGATGAGAGTGCCAGCTACGAGAGCGGGGATGAACTCAAGTTCCTACGTTCCGGGTATTCGTCTCGGTTGTTGAAAAAGTTGCGTCGCGGTGACTATGCCATTCAGGACGAGCTGGATTTGCACGGATTGATCGTCAGTGACGCCAAGCGCGAGACTCATGCTTTCATAAACCAATGCGCACTGGAAAAAGTAAGCGCGGTGCGTATCGTACATGGTAAAGGTCGGAATTCGGCGGGCCGTATGCCAGTATTGAAGAATATGCTGATTGGCTGGCTAAGTAAAAACCAACACGTGGTTGCCGTCGTATCGACACCTGCGAATGATGGTGGTACTGGTGCCGTGTACGTGTTGTTGGGCACAACTCGCCGCGCGACAGCGCGCTAA